Genomic DNA from bacterium:
AAAATGCTATCGTCACCACAGAGCGGGTGATCCTGATTGACCTCAACTGTTTCGAGAGGATCGGCTCAAGGCCTGAAGTTTCCAAGGGAACGCCCCCATATTCTCCACCGGAACTGGTAAAGAGAGACTGCCTGTCTGCCAAGACTGATGTTTACTCTGTCGGCGTGATAATGGCTGAGCTTATGCTGGGCAACGACGCTTTCTCAGGGATGGCAGCCAGATGGAGCCAGAATGCAGAAAATGCGGTAAAACCGGATATCACGTTGCTGGTTTCAGAATACCCGGATGCAGCACGGATCATAGACAGGGCGCTTGAGCCTGACCAGCGAAAGAGGATAGGCACGGAAGAGCTTATCTGTGAGCTTTCTGATTATCTTGATTCACTTACCGGCTCTGCAACCCCAGGAAGGCTCGTCCTGGTATTCAGCAATGGCAGGCAGATACCTTTAACCGAGGGCAAAACGATCCTTGGAAGGAATGCCATAGACCCGGCGAATCTCTATATCTCGGAATCGCATTTTGAGCTTGATCTTGCAGGAAATGCGGTCAAGATGCGAAACCTCAGCAAAGTGAATCCCGCGAAGGTCAACGGTGCCAAAATAGACGGCAAATGGGTAAATCTCAATATCACGGACGTCGTTCAGGCAGCCAATGTACAGATGACATTACAGATGGCTTAATCAAAGGTAAAGCTCCGGGCATGGCGGTGCAACCTAACCCGCCATGCCCGGAAAGGAGGGGCTCATGAAAACAGAACCAGTAAGAATCCAGGAGAGGGACAAGCTCATCCTGAAATATATCTACAAATTCCAGTGCCTTCAGATTTCCCAGGTGGCAAAGCTTGCGGATATCAGGTGCATCAAGATATGCCAGCGCAGGATAAGGAAATTAATCAAATCCAATTACCTTGCAAAGATCGACATCCCAACGACTTTAGGCAAGAGCCCGTACCTGCTATACCTGACAGAGCGGACAGGCGCTCTTTTCAATGTCGAGGTCTCAAAGCCCAGGCTGACATTGACCCTTTCGCACCAGAACAAAAATTCCGACCTGCTCATACAGATCATCCTTAGCTTCAGGAATTCGGGAATCGAATGCGAGGTCCTGCCGGAGCACCTGATCAGGCAGGCTGAGAATGAAATCTTCCCTGACGGAGCCTTCATGCTGAGGAAAAACAACAAATCAGCCCTGTTCCTCATGGAGAACTGCACGGGAACCATGCCCCTGCGCTCAAAGAATTTTTACGAGGACATAGAATTAAAAATCGCCAGATACAGCGAAGAGCTGTTCAAGCCGAACGCTATAGGTTTTTATGAGGATTACTTCCAATCGACTTTCAACAGGTTCAGGCTGGTCTATATCGTGAACAGCAACCAGCGTCTTGCGGCAATCAGCAAGATAGTAAAGCAGTACGACGAGCACGGGTTCGTCTGGTTAACCGTAATGAAGGATTCAAGGTAGTGTCAAGATTTTTGTGT
This window encodes:
- a CDS encoding protein kinase is translated as MFFGRRTPAGFYPEHKDVIYRRYEVIEIIGTGVTSIVIVCIDLSTKMKVAVKRFYPEKMTKKLAERISQEIKLKLKSEYLVKAEQCFEENGIKHIVMPLVDGKTLRDVIAINDRIDEISAAHFSLCLAKAALCLGKEGIQSCDVKPENAIVTTERVILIDLNCFERIGSRPEVSKGTPPYSPPELVKRDCLSAKTDVYSVGVIMAELMLGNDAFSGMAARWSQNAENAVKPDITLLVSEYPDAARIIDRALEPDQRKRIGTEELICELSDYLDSLTGSATPGRLVLVFSNGRQIPLTEGKTILGRNAIDPANLYISESHFELDLAGNAVKMRNLSKVNPAKVNGAKIDGKWVNLNITDVVQAANVQMTLQMA